The nucleotide window GGCCCGCCGGCCTCTTCACCACCATCGCCGGGATCGGCCTCGCCCTCGGCGTTGCCACCCGCCCCCTCGCCATCCTCGCCGCGCTCTATTGCATCGCCACCAGCGTCTTTCACGTGCTGATGGATGACCCGTGGCAAATGACGATCGCCTTCAAGAACTGGATCATCGCGGGCGGCTACCTGATGCTTGCCGCCCATGGCCCGGGCCGCTTCGCCCTTTCCCTCGGGCGTCTGAGCGCCTAAATCCCCCCCATGACAGATCTCACCATCATCGGCGGCGGCATGGCCGGGGCGGAGGCCGCGTGGCAAGCCGCAAATCAGGGCCTCAAGGTGCGTATCGTGGAGATGCGTCCGAAGGTCGAAACCTTCGCCCACCGTACTGGCCACCTCGCGGAAATGGTCTGCTCCAACTCCTTCCGTTCCGACGATGACGAACAGAACGCCGTGGGCCTTCTGCATTGGGAAATGCGCGCCGCAGACAGCATCATCATGACGACCGCCGACGCGCACAAACTGCCCGCGGGTGGCGCGCTGGCGGTGGACCGCGACCCATTTGCCGAAGCTGTCACTGCCAAGCTGTCCGCCCACCCGAATATCGAGATCACCCACGACGAAATCACCGCCCTGCCCGACAGCGGCCCGACCATCATCGCCACCGGCCCGCTCACCGGCGGCGCACTGGCCCAGGCCATCGCGGACGAAGCGGGCCAAGACAGTCTCGCGTTCTTCGACGCCATCGCCCCCATCGTCTACGCCGATAGCATCGACATGTCCGTCGCCTGGCGGCAATCGCGCTACGACAAGGGCGACACGCCGGAGGAGCGGGAGGCGTACATCAATTGCCCCATGACGAAGGATGAATACGACGCCTTCATCGACGCACTTCTCGCCGCCGACAAGACCGAGTTCAAGGAGGGGGAGACGGCCACCTATTTCGACGGCTGCCTGCCCATTGAGGTCATGGCCGAACGGGGCCGGGAGACGCTGCGCCACGGCCCGATGAAACCCGTCGGCTTGACCAATCCCCACGATCCGCAGACCAAGGCCTGGGCCGTCGTGCAGCTCCGCCGCGACAATAAGCTCGGCACGCTTTACAATATCGTGGGCTTCCAGACCAAGATGAAGTACGGCGCGCAAACCTCTGTTTTTCGTATGATTCCGGGCCTTCAAGACGCCAGTTTCGCGCGGCTCGGCGGCATCCACCGGAACACCTTCATCAATTCCCCCACGCTGCTGGATGACCAGATGCGCCTGCGCTCCAAACCCCATATCCGCTTCGCGGGCCAGATCACGGGGGTGGAAGGCTACGTCGAATCCGCCTCCATGGGCCTGCTTGCGGGCCGCTTGGCCGCCGCCGAACACCACGGGCACGTGCTGCCGCCGGTGCCCCACACCACCGCGATGGGCGCGCTCGTCACCCACATCACCGGCGGGGCGGAGGCGAAGAGCTTCCAGCCGATGAACGTAAATTTCGGCCTGTTCCCCCCCGTCGAAGGCCTCAAAGGCGGACGGCGCGGGCGCAAGGACCGCTACAAGGCCTATACCGATCGCGCCAAGGCCGATTGGCAAACGTGGCTCGCCCCGCAAGCGCAGGCCGCCGAATGATCTGGACGCAGGCCGTTTGCGCCGCCTAGGCTTCCCCCATGGCAACGTTCGACAAACCGCTCTGGCAGCCCCGCTCACCCGAAGAAACCCAGGCCATCTACCGCGACTGGGCCGCGACCTATGACGTCGATGTGCAAGGCGCGGGCTATGCCACGCCGGGCCGCCTCGCCAAGGCATTGGCCAAGGTCGCACCCGACAAAACCGTCCCGCTTCTGGATTTCGGATGCGGCACCGGCCTCTCGGGCATGGCGCTGGCGTCAGAGGGCTTCACTGCCATCGACGGCACCGACATCACGCCCGAAATGCTCGACATCGCATCCCGGACCGGCGCTTACCGTTCCACTTGGATAAGCCAACCGGGCGACGCGCCGCCTGGCGGCCATACGATCATCGCGGCCATCGGCGTCGTCAGCCTCGGTGCCGCCCCGGCGGAGACGTTGCACACGCTCATCGCCGCCTTGCCGCCGGGCGGGCTTCTGGGGTTCAGCTACAATGACGCGACCCTTGCCGATCAGACCTACATGGAGGCGCTGGCCAAGGCGCGGAACAGCGCCGATCTGATCCAT belongs to Hasllibacter sp. MH4015 and includes:
- a CDS encoding DoxX family protein, whose translation is MTDALALIGRLLLAALMLAGTAQKLASPTEAQALLALAALPGWLLWPAGLFTTIAGIGLALGVATRPLAILAALYCIATSVFHVLMDDPWQMTIAFKNWIIAGGYLMLAAHGPGRFALSLGRLSA
- the trmFO gene encoding methylenetetrahydrofolate--tRNA-(uracil(54)-C(5))-methyltransferase (FADH(2)-oxidizing) TrmFO; the encoded protein is MTDLTIIGGGMAGAEAAWQAANQGLKVRIVEMRPKVETFAHRTGHLAEMVCSNSFRSDDDEQNAVGLLHWEMRAADSIIMTTADAHKLPAGGALAVDRDPFAEAVTAKLSAHPNIEITHDEITALPDSGPTIIATGPLTGGALAQAIADEAGQDSLAFFDAIAPIVYADSIDMSVAWRQSRYDKGDTPEEREAYINCPMTKDEYDAFIDALLAADKTEFKEGETATYFDGCLPIEVMAERGRETLRHGPMKPVGLTNPHDPQTKAWAVVQLRRDNKLGTLYNIVGFQTKMKYGAQTSVFRMIPGLQDASFARLGGIHRNTFINSPTLLDDQMRLRSKPHIRFAGQITGVEGYVESASMGLLAGRLAAAEHHGHVLPPVPHTTAMGALVTHITGGAEAKSFQPMNVNFGLFPPVEGLKGGRRGRKDRYKAYTDRAKADWQTWLAPQAQAAE
- a CDS encoding class I SAM-dependent methyltransferase, giving the protein MATFDKPLWQPRSPEETQAIYRDWAATYDVDVQGAGYATPGRLAKALAKVAPDKTVPLLDFGCGTGLSGMALASEGFTAIDGTDITPEMLDIASRTGAYRSTWISQPGDAPPGGHTIIAAIGVVSLGAAPAETLHTLIAALPPGGLLGFSYNDATLADQTYMEALAKARNSADLIHDSYGDHLPGKDMKSSIYILRKS